The genomic stretch GATCTGAACACAACACAGGCGTACAGTCTTCGGTTCTTTAAGGGTTCTAGAAAtgagaatgtttttgtttttttagggaATGAATCTGCTGCACAGAACCTTTAGAGATTTGTTTGGAACCCCAACATGAAGACGCTCTGAGGTTTCTCAGGATTGACcaaaaggtaaaaataaatgataaaataatcaTGTATAACCCTGAAACACAGTGTTCCTTTACTTCCAGAAGCCTTCCTCAAAAAACTCAACTGTCCCTATTTGCTCCGTTATGAAGCTAAAAGCTTTAATCTGGGTTTGAGGAACAAAGAGAGCCTTTATAAAACTCATGGAGATAAAAACCTGAAGGGTTCCTTGGTTCACTCCTCTGAGTAAAGCTTTAAAGGCTCTTCGGAGAATCCTATAAGTGAAGATTTCTAATCAGAGATGatctaaagttttttttcaagACATGGAACTGGAAGAAcccaaataacttttttttccaccttaaAATGTAGAGATACTAATAAAATCAGTCCTGATATCTGATCAGAGATGTTGTGATCTTGGTTCTAGAAGGGTTTTATCTGTATGGTCCTAATAGACAATGACAGGATTATAATGTTGGTTTAGAAAAGAAATAGAGTTTCTTTGGGACTGAGCTCATGACAGTAACCATCATAAAATCTGGgattataattataacttttTATGAGCCTACAGTGTTCAGTAGCATAACATAAATCAAGCATCATAAAAGTCCAGAATCACAAACTCATCATGGTCTCCATCTTCATCTGACTTCTTTGGTTTAGAGTTGAAAAATTATGATCCGTTAAAACATCTGGATTgtaaattagaataaaaaaaaaatctaatttatgagttaaaatcccaacGCTGACAGAACCCGTGGCGATTTTGAATCCCAGCATGCGCTCAAGTTGAatttattacttaaaaaaaacattttaagtgtCATTTGGTAATTGGATTAATCAAATATATCGAATAAGTCGCACACATATTACTTTAAATATGATACATTCATAAAATACTCTCCAATCTGACGTTTCTGGCTCAACATACTGATCGTTAGCCTCATTTATCCGCAGTTTGCATTAATGCacattaaaactaaaaatatgAATAACCCATATCAATTTATTGTGTTAGCATGAACTTAATGCAGTTCCACCAAATGGCCACTAGGAAACGGACCTAACatgattttcacattttcaaaaatGCAGCCCACATTTGaaaatagggggaaaaaaattaaatatacaaaaataagtcacactttaacattttgttcaaattaaatgaaGTATAATTCTTTGTGCATGCTTGATGAACAACTGGGAGAAAAGAGCCAATGGAGTTCACTTCGGTTTCACGCAACCGTGCAGAAAAACTCgtttagtttaaaatgtaagacaatttacttttaaaatttatattttggaaaattattcGGCCCCCATGGACACACTGTGAATAAAtttataaagaaacaaaaaaacattttacattagcTTTGAGTTCATGCAGTTCCTATTGACAGCCACTAGGTGGAGACTGTCTGCTGTATTATTTAGGATTGGCGCATGGTCCGTAATGAAGCAAAAGACTGATCTGAAGAAACTGCacccataaataaatatattatatataaataaacacatacatatataatctTTTGCATATTAGCTTGGCCTTCATGCAGTTCCTACAGATCACCACTAGGGAGTCTGTATTGCTGAGAGAGTCTTTATAGGCACAGTAAAGGTAATCCTAATATGATTATTGTATAcacatgtatatttatgtatattatggtatattatattttgtttatatacattaagatttgcacttctggttagatgatAACTGCATTTCACTGGCACCGTACCTGcactctgcacaatgacaaagttgaatctaatctattTATTGCTGTATTACAGATCATGTGCAAAACCTAATAAAACATCAGAAAACACATGCATTCAGTTACTTCAAAAGGGTAatgtacttttatttctttataaatacGATCACAGAGTGTCCATTGATGGGCTTTGTGTAATAAGCTGTAATAATTCTCCAGATGCATTTCCTCCAAATCACCACTAGAGGACAGAGTCTTTAAGACTCCAATAAGGACCAATATAAGAGTGTCTCCTCCTAGTGGTCATCTGGTAGAATTGCATCAAATCTAAGGCCATTTCCAGTGAATTTGTAATGAAtttctttttcccccccaaaGCAAAATGGAGTCAAATGGAAGCTCAGTGCGCCTTTTTCACAAATCTGAACAGTGAGGACAGTGgtggttaaaaaacaaacaaacaaacaaaaaaattaaataaaaggggGATGGGGTTTGCTTCATTCTCACACCACGGTTAAGAAAATAGATTCAGTCtttaatgttataaaatataactcATGCTCACTTATATGTAGTCTATAAGCACATGCTCGGTTATACTGTATTTTCCAGACTGTAAACCTAAATAAAAGACTGTACATTCTGTTACGCCGTATTTAACGCAGAAAAAATGAATTCATGTATGAACATGCTATCGGTTTATAGTCTGGGGAATACACAGTATATTAATATCTtgtgcgcgcacacactcaTTTCTGAGCATTAACACACACTTTAGCGTGCGTTCATTTCACCGCCTGAAGGGGGCAGCCTGTGAGTCTGAAAGTGACGACCCTGTTGATCAACAGCACAAATAAACAGCAAGAAACTGGAGACATTTGGAGAAAAAATGTTGAAACATGCTTCAGAGTTTAACATCTGTAAAACATCAGTGTCAGACTTCACATCTGTTtgggtttttgttgttttttttccataataaaCTAGAATATAAACCGATCTGATTTGTTTATTACAGATGACTGGAGTGAAGTCCTGCTGATTTTGAGTCAGAACTTGAGATCTCCATCTCTCTGGCTTCAGGACCAAATCCTTTATTCAATTCATTGATTTGTCTCTCCATCATGGAGCGCATTCACACGCTTTTCCACACGTTCATTCTCATTTCCTATTCTGTCTATTCTCTCATGTAACATCAAGACaatgccttctctctctctctctctctctctctctctctctctctctctctctcactgttccACCCCCAGTACTTTCCTCATGTGCTCGTACACCACGTAGGAGATGCTGACAGCAGGAATGACCTTCAGGAAATTTGGCGCGATGCCGCGGTAAAGTCCCACTACACCCTCCTGAGCCATGATGCTGCGGAACAGAGAGAGCATGGAGAGCTGAGGAGCACCTTTCACTGtcgctgagagagagagagagagagagagagagagagagagagagagagagagagagattattctGTCTGTTCATAcaaaaatccatccatccatccatccaatgtGCCAACAACTATTAATACATCCATTCTTTAGAAAATCCAAACATTTAGTCAACTAACAATCTATCACCTAACCatttatcatccatccatccatccatccatccatccactatccatccatcaactcAACCAAAAATCATTTGTCCAATCATATATCCAAGCAGCCCACCATCTATAATCtaatcattcatccatccaaccaGTCTAGCATCTATCAATCCATCtattcctccatccatccatccatccatccatctaagcACTCTATCCTCCATCCTCGCTCTCTCACCCTGAGCCTGCATGCGGGTTCTGATCAGAGCGAGTGGATACGACGCCAGCTGACCGCACGTGCTGGAAACCGTCCCACATCCGACCAGCACCAACACCCCGGGGTTAGTCGAGCTGGAGCTGTGTCTCTGTAACCACAAGTTCTTCAGggtctgagagagaaagagagagagagaggaaggaagagagagagtgggatAAAGGGATATAGAGGGAGAGTGtgggggaaagagagaaagagagagagagaaagagagtggaaGGGAGGGCgatagagggagggagagagagagagagggagagagagagagagagtgtgggagggagggagatagaggagagagagagagagagagagagagagaaagagagagagagagagagagagagggagggagggagatagagagagagagagacagagagagagagagagagagagagagagagagagaaagagagagggagggaggagatagagagagatagaggagagagagagaaacagagagtgggagggagggagatagagggagagagagagagagagagagagagagagagaaagagagagaaagagagagtgggagggagggagagagagagagagagagggagagagagtgggagagagagataaaggtgGTGATTATACCCTTCACAGCTGTATAACATCACTGCTGCTGGTTGAATATAAACATCACTGAGTTCTTCGGAGAACGTGAGCTGAACACGGCGATGTTCTCACACCTCGTAGACGGCCAGATCGATGCCGGCGTATGGGATGATGCCCAGAATGTTGGGAATGTAGCCTTTATAAAACGCCTGCACTCCTTCTTTCCACAGGATCTGCCGAGCGCAATCCATCACACCCGAGTACTGTCCGGTCTTCCGCAGCGTCAGGCGCGTCTTCAGGACCTGCACCCAGGAGAAACACACAGATTTCTCACCATCGCATCCTGCTGAGCCTCCGAACCGTGTTTGTCTGGTTCCTGGCCGAGTTCCTGAACATTCCACAGCACAAAGGTTCCACAGCATAAAAGTCAAGGCAGTGACACTACGCAGATTCCTCCAACGCTCATGCGCTCAAACTCCTGCTCCACAGACTTCAGCTTCTGGGGCCATGAAGTGCCTCCTGAGTCACCTCATTTCTAGAAAATGAGCTCGTACCACAGAGTTTCTCGGTCACAAGTCCAATGAAGAATATAAATAAGTACCTATTAGTACTTCATAAATACTAACTATTACAAAATGTTCTTAATTTTAGGTCCATTAATGATAAAATTGTTCAAGACCACAACCAACATCTGGACACAAACAATATGAGTAATACAGATGTTGAGGTGAACAATCCTAAGGTGAATCTATGGTATTACCTCCATGGGGTAAATGATGGTCTGTGCCGTGGCCCCGGCTAACGACCCAGCAACGAATCTCTCGTGAACCTTCAGACTTCCTACATTTTTTCTGCCATGGATCAGCTGCTTTATCTGGAACATCGAGAGACAACGAAACATTGAGGGACACGAGCTTTGAGAACTTCTGAAGAGCTCTGAAAAAGTGTCTGGGGCACTGGTTTGAGATTAATGATCATGGGGTAATGCTTTAGGGGGTaaatagtgagtgtgtgtgtctgtgtgtgtgtgtgtgtgcatctgtgtgtgtgcatgtgcgtgtgtgtgcgtatgtgtgtgcatctgtgtgtgtgcatgtgagagtgtgtgagtgtgcatgtgtgtgtatgtgtatgtgtgagtgtgagtgtgtgtgtgtgtgtgcatatacaggAACCTGTTCATAAGCGAGGAACTTGATGGCTGTTTCCGGGGCGATCTTGAGCACGTTGATGCCGTTTCCTCTCCAGAGAGCTCTGAATCCTCCCTccttcaccatcatcttcaGCCCCTTCCACACACTGCCCTTATCAATGCTCTGCCCatgaacctacacacacacacacacacacacacacacacacacacacacacctgaatccATTTGTATAATCTGTTTAAATGATCCCTGGTAtatatatgattgtgtgtgtgtgtgtgtgtgtgtgtgtgtgtgtgtgtgtgtgtgtgtgtgtgttcgaacCCTGACCTGCAAGAAGACTTTGAGGCGGTCGAGAGGAGCTGTGCCCGTCCTGGAGACGGTTCCCGCCATGGCACCTGCAATCAGCTGCCTCCACACGAACCCTGACATCCTCTCCTTCTCCGAAAACTCGTCAGGAACCGTCAGGAGCTCGCCGATGTCcaggatctacacacacacacacacacacacacacacacacacacacacacacacacaaaacaaggaCACAGGGAGGCggaaaacaaagaaatgatacgtgagacatatatatatatatatatatatgtgtgtgtgtgtgtgtgtgtgcgtgtgtgtgtgtgtgtgtgtgtatgtttgtgcgtgagtgtgtgtgtgtatgtgtgtatgtttgtgcagGAGTGTGGCTGACCAAAGAGCGTTTCCAATAGAGGGCGATGTCCTCCATGGTGTGCAGAGGGTTAAACAGGAAATGGTCACGCCATTCCACCCAGTCGATGGTCATAGTGCCATCCTTgtctatactacacacacacacacacacacacacacacacacacacacacacacacacacacacacacacttattacttCACAGTAAAGCACCACATTCTTCACTAAACCATCCAGAGATCTCGCTGTAACCATGGAAACATTACTCTTTGTAAAGTGTCTGCGGTCACTGCTTaaagtctctcacacacacacacactagtgatGGGAAGTTCGGATGATTTCGGAAATCAAATCAGATCTTTTTTTGAGTCGTTTAGttcatttctttcctttaaTCACCTTCATTGCGTCTATCTGAGTCACGTGATATAAAaaacgaacgactcggactagaGGTAAACTTCtcgattctgtttcctgtacatgacCTGCATCCAGTAGAAAaagaacgaatcactctttaagACTCTACATACTCGTTCAGAATGAACGAATCGCTCTTAGAGACGACTCGTTTGAACAAATCATTCATGAACAACccatcacttacacacacacacacacacacacacacacacacacacacacacctctgcaaGATCTTGGTTGCCTCGTCCAGCGTAACCTCCACTCCCACATTGTGTAATGAAAGCTGGATCTCTCCAGCATCGATCTcacctgtaaaacacacacacacacacacacacacacacacacacacacacacacacacacacacacacacagttaaagtTTGAGGTCAGTAATAGCTCCAGCACATTAAAACGTTATACTCCAGGACCAGAAGCGAGCGCTCAGGCTCCTCACCGTCGTTGTTGCGGTCGAGGCTGCTGAACATGAGGCGGAGACGCTTCTCGTGAGAGCACAGGTACTGCGTGAACTCCTCGAAGTCCAACTGTCCATCCTGATTAGTGTCTCCTTCACTAACAATCTGCTGTGGGACAGGGCAGAGAGGAGAGTGTAGAGAAAGACAGGAGAGAAGGGAAGAGACAAGGAAGCCCAGATTGGTTAAAAATGGAGAAATGAGCAGGAAGAGGAGGAACAGGAGGAAGAAAAAGCAAGTTACATGGTGCAATACACACCAGGTCACATGACCCACCACCAAGAACATAACCCCCAACACCAAAGTTCAAGGAGCTTTTCCACCAGACAGTACAGTATGGGTTCAAGTTCCTGATTTGGTTCTTAGTATTGTCCAAGGATTTTTGTGGGTGAATCTAGAAATCTTCCAGACCACTGATTGGTCAAACAATGGGGAATTAGGACCACATAGGTCTGGGAAGCTCCTCCTACTTTCAGGGCACAATAATTCAATGggaaacagatagacagatagaccagaaagacagaaaacaacGAGAAGAAAAAGAACCACCACCAAACCAAGCGTCCACAATAAACATCTAAAGATCCAGACATGTAAACACACAAGGATGTCCTGTTTCAcggtatctttttttttttaacgcataAAAACGTCTCTCTCTTCGTGTCTGGACACGCGTTCTGCTCTGTCTGGACGAGTTCCAAGTTCTTGACCTTTTTCCTTCGCCCGAGGTCCACCATGTGCAaatacgagtgtgtgtgtgaaagagattgTGTGAGGTTTCAGTTTACACATGTCTGACCCTTCACTCAGAccgaaaaaaaacccagacactcatgtgcaacacacacacacacacacacacacacacacacacacacacacacacacacacagaaaataaacacCCACTCAAGCAAATACACACAAGTACACAGAGGGGTAGTAAGCAAGTGAATGAAATTTGttacaaaacaccacacacacttgttACGTTGTCACTAATGGACGTTGTATGAGTGTTCGGCCGTTTCTGTGCTACAAGATCGCGTCCCGTCGgttcatttcctgtctctcacacagacTTAGACTAGTTTCtaaagctcacaatgagcagtgcagaaggcagtaagaagtctggggttaacgtggatgagacagagggagtcagtgatgtaaacaagcctgagaacagacacattcctgatcatcatcatcatcatcttttctctgcttgtgttctacatggtggatcttcagactggaaacattcattagagaatataaattcttttatattaatatgacgtgaggttcagtttccagcgtgacactaaaacaggaagtaataatcactactttttactgaagaacatgtcggagcccaaacttctttacttcaacttgagtaaaaaaagtgcagtcagaactttaacttttaccagattCTTTTAAAACACCAGTATCTGCACTTttactgagtgaaggatgtgtgaacTTTTCCACCTCTAATGAGGAGGCCTCAGCGCTCCGTTTCACATCGTCGCCGTGTCGAGTCGTTTCTTCGAAATGATGCGCCCATGAGCACGTGGGACACGATCATGACGTCTGAACTGAACGTCTTTTTGTGCAGAAACTCACACCATCAGCGttcttataaaaggtttttttgcTTGTGCATCACTCCACggctccattataactaatgaTAAGAGCTTCAAAACGAGCTCACACTGGTTCTTCACACAAACCAACACCCCCCAGGGGTCTCCAACTCCCACTTCCAACATTTCCCCTTTTCCTGCTCCACCCTGTGTGGATCAGTGGGCCAAAGAACATTAGTGTGCAACATGTGGAGATGTTCTATATGGATATTTGCCTCCCAGTGTGCTTCAAAGAACTCCTACACTATATTGGTCTGACAGGCTGTTAAGACTCAGGTCTGAAGACTAGACTAAGGCTAAAATCCCCCAAACACTCAAAATCTTGATGAGATCTCCAGCTGAAGAACATTTACTGGATTTCCTGAAGCAGACTGGGACTAAATCCGCATTTGTGTACTCCAGTACTATAGTACTTACGATTATTATAGTCTCCTGATACAATCCTACCAATATATGGCCAAAGTGTTTCTCTTTGAACAGagttcacatttgctcttataatgagctccactcttctgggaagatgttccactagattttatggagatttatgTGAAAATTCagccagttagtaaagtcaggtactgatggaggtgaggaagcctgaggGGCAGTTAGTGTGAAACGTTCATCactgttggagctctatagcagtagatcttccacattttattcttcttcttcactgttgaaccttcaccacctctactACCTGCACCTTCTCACACAATGTCCCCACTTTCATtcacaagatcttccacatttcCAGACCATGTAAAGCAGTAATGTGATGGAGGCGTGtgcatgctgaaacaggttcaggtgaaggaaaatttcatgcagcATTTAGAGTCCTGTACAATCGTGTGCTCCACAAAATACTCAGTAAACTATACAGAGTTTATAGTGAACGGGGAATAATCTGGGATTACACCaacacacttcactacactacacccctacaccacactcccctacaccacacccctacaccacaccacaccactcccctacaccaccacacacactcccctacaccacacccctacaccacaccacaccactcccctacaccaccacacacactcccctacaccacaccacaccactcccctacaccacactacactcccctacacaccacaccactcccctacaccacacaccacactcccctacaccacaccacaccactcccctacaccacacaccacactcccctacaccacaccacactacactacactcccctacaccacaccacaccactcccctacaccaccacacacactcccctacaccacacccctacaccacaccacaccactcccctacaccaccacacacactcccctacaccacactcccctacaccacaccacaccactcccctacaccacacaccacactcccctacaccacaccacaccactcccctacaccacacaccacactcccctacaccacaccacaccactcccctacaccacaccacaccactcccctacaccacaccacacacactcccctacaccacactacactacacaactctacactacacaactctacatcacactacacaactctacatcacattacatcacactacacaactctacatcacactacacaactgttcaccacactacactacacacctctTCCAAAGAAGTAAACTCTACATTTCTTCGCCTATTCAACTTGTTCGAAACCTGGTCAGAGCACAGCtgaggtcagccatgatacagcgccacctagagcacagagagttaagggcccaagagtggcagcttggtacactcccctacaccaccacactacactcccctacactgccacaccacactacactcccctacaccaccacaccacactcccctacacaccacaccactccccTACACcgccacactacactacactcccctacaccaccacaccacactcccctacaccaccacaccacactacactcccctacaccaccacaccacactcccctacaccaccaccaccactcccctacaccaccaccacactcccctacaccgccacactacactcccctacaccgccacactacactacactcccctacacaccaccacacaccacactacactcccctacaccaccaccactcccctacaccaccacaccacactcccctacaccaccaccacactcccctacaccaccacaccacactcccctacaccgccacaccacactacactcccctacaccgccacaccacaccacactcccctacaccgccacaccacacaccacaccaccacactcccctacaccacaccaccacaccactacactccactacactcccctacaccgccacaccacacaccacactcccctacacaccaccacacacactcccctacaccaccacaccacaccacactcctacaccaccaccaccacactcccctacaccaccaccacaccacactcccCTACACCACCACTCCCCTACACCgccacaccaccacactcccctacaccgccacacacactacactcccctacaccaCCACTCCCCTACACCACACTCCCCTACACccctacaccactacactacactcccctacaccaccaccacactacactcccctacaccaccacaacacaacacactccccTACACTGCCACACcactacactcccctacactgCCACACCACACTCCCCTACACTGccacaccactacactacacccctACACtgccacaccacactacactcccctacactgccacaccacactacactcccctacactgccaccacactacactcccctacaccgccacactacactcccctacaccgccacactacactcccctacaccCCTACACCGCCAgactacactcccctacaccgCCAGACTACACTCCACTCCCCTACACTGCCAGACAACACTCCACTCCCCTACACTGC from Silurus meridionalis isolate SWU-2019-XX chromosome 24, ASM1480568v1, whole genome shotgun sequence encodes the following:
- the slc25a23a gene encoding calcium-binding mitochondrial carrier protein SCaMC-3 isoform X1, with translation MAEPRWCRVVRWSRARCQENAPAPAPGSEPETDPERERLWSELFDQLDTNKDGRIDINELRAGLAARGLLSRTSAEQQIVSEGDTNQDGQLDFEEFTQYLCSHEKRLRLMFSSLDRNNDGEIDAGEIQLSLHNVGVEVTLDEATKILQSIDKDGTMTIDWVEWRDHFLFNPLHTMEDIALYWKRSLILDIGELLTVPDEFSEKERMSGFVWRQLIAGAMAGTVSRTGTAPLDRLKVFLQVHGQSIDKGSVWKGLKMMVKEGGFRALWRGNGINVLKIAPETAIKFLAYEQIKQLIHGRKNVGSLKVHERFVAGSLAGATAQTIIYPMEVLKTRLTLRKTGQYSGVMDCARQILWKEGVQAFYKGYIPNILGIIPYAGIDLAVYETLKNLWLQRHSSSSTNPGVLVLVGCGTVSSTCGQLASYPLALIRTRMQAQATVKGAPQLSMLSLFRSIMAQEGVVGLYRGIAPNFLKVIPAVSISYVVYEHMRKVLGVEQ
- the slc25a23a gene encoding calcium-binding mitochondrial carrier protein SCaMC-3 isoform X3, coding for MDSWTSRSSRSTCALTRSVSASCSAASTATTTVRSMLERSSFHYTMWEWRLRWTRQPRSCRDKDGTMTIDWVEWRDHFLFNPLHTMEDIALYWKRSLILDIGELLTVPDEFSEKERMSGFVWRQLIAGAMAGTVSRTGTAPLDRLKVFLQVHGQSIDKGSVWKGLKMMVKEGGFRALWRGNGINVLKIAPETAIKFLAYEQIKQLIHGRKNVGSLKVHERFVAGSLAGATAQTIIYPMEVLKTRLTLRKTGQYSGVMDCARQILWKEGVQAFYKGYIPNILGIIPYAGIDLAVYETLKNLWLQRHSSSSTNPGVLVLVGCGTVSSTCGQLASYPLALIRTRMQAQATVKGAPQLSMLSLFRSIMAQEGVVGLYRGIAPNFLKVIPAVSISYVVYEHMRKVLGVEQ
- the slc25a23a gene encoding calcium-binding mitochondrial carrier protein SCaMC-3 isoform X2 — translated: MAEPRWCRVVRWSRARCQENAPAPAPGSEPETDPERERLWSELFDQLDTNKDGRIDINELRAGLAARGLLSRTSAEQIVSEGDTNQDGQLDFEEFTQYLCSHEKRLRLMFSSLDRNNDGEIDAGEIQLSLHNVGVEVTLDEATKILQSIDKDGTMTIDWVEWRDHFLFNPLHTMEDIALYWKRSLILDIGELLTVPDEFSEKERMSGFVWRQLIAGAMAGTVSRTGTAPLDRLKVFLQVHGQSIDKGSVWKGLKMMVKEGGFRALWRGNGINVLKIAPETAIKFLAYEQIKQLIHGRKNVGSLKVHERFVAGSLAGATAQTIIYPMEVLKTRLTLRKTGQYSGVMDCARQILWKEGVQAFYKGYIPNILGIIPYAGIDLAVYETLKNLWLQRHSSSSTNPGVLVLVGCGTVSSTCGQLASYPLALIRTRMQAQATVKGAPQLSMLSLFRSIMAQEGVVGLYRGIAPNFLKVIPAVSISYVVYEHMRKVLGVEQ